The region AGGCCACGTCTCCTTCCCAGGCAGCGCCCCATATCTCCCGGGTTATATAGGAGTGGGTCAGGACCTTTCCCACGTTGTGGGCCAGGAGACAGAGGAGCTTGTATTCATAAGGGGTCAGGTGCAGTTCTTCCCCGTCCAGGCAGGCGCATCCCGCCGCATAGTCAATGGTGAGCCCGCCGTTGGTAAACAGGGAGGACTGGACTTCCTCCAGGGACTGCATATAGCGCAACCGCCTCTGGGTGGAGCGGAGTCTGGCCAGAAGCTCATCCACGGAAAAAGGCTTGGTCAGATAGTCGTCCGCCCCGGCGTCCAGGGCGGCTATCTTATCGTTGTCCTCGCTTCTGGCGCTGATGACAATCATGGGGGTATTGGTCCAGGAACGGACTTTGAGAATCACGTCCACTCCGTCCATGTCCGGAAGCCCCAGGTCCAGCAAGATGATGTCAGGCCGCTGGGAAGCAGCGGACAGGATACCCTGTTCTCCCTTATCCGCCCATGTATAA is a window of Enterocloster clostridioformis DNA encoding:
- a CDS encoding response regulator, yielding MNKPSILIIEDDKAVKNLIATTLEMHDYHYTWADKGEQGILSAASQRPDIILLDLGLPDMDGVDVILKVRSWTNTPMIVISARSEDNDKIAALDAGADDYLTKPFSVDELLARLRSTQRRLRYMQSLEEVQSSLFTNGGLTIDYAAGCACLDGEELHLTPYEYKLLCLLAHNVGKVLTHSYITREIWGAAWEGDVASLRVFMASLRKKIEKNPSQPQYIQTHVGVGYRMMKR